Proteins encoded by one window of Arachis hypogaea cultivar Tifrunner chromosome 1, arahy.Tifrunner.gnm2.J5K5, whole genome shotgun sequence:
- the LOC112706737 gene encoding uncharacterized protein has protein sequence MSNSPSPTPCSRSWSISEESLRRYVKFASESCIQELLAASDTNNNNKGNNNINIINSNYDNDGGWKLLTLDNGVEISKRRSGSLHTFRSRWVLPSVSPQQFITVANAIDAAKQWDSDLVEARYIKDLEENLSIIRLRFGENSKPLFRNREFIVYERRETMQDGTLVVAVASLPKEIAAGLHPKQSNAIRALLLQSGWVVDKLEDNSCVVTYVVQLDPAGWLPKCFVNRFNTKLVMIIENLRKLAQQACPPIEPQK, from the exons ATGAGCAACAGTCCAAGTCCCACACCGTGCAGTCGATCCTG GTCAATAAGCGAGGAGTCACTTAGAAGGTATGTGAAGTTCGCGAGTGAGAGCTGCATTCAGGAGCTTCTGGCTGCTTCAGACACAAACAATAATAACAAAGGGAACAACAATATTAACATTATTAATAGTAATTACGATAATGATGGTGGTTGGAAGCTCCTGACTCTCGACAACGGTGTAGAGATTTCCAAACGGAGGTCAGGCTCGCTCCACACTTTCCGCAGCCGCTGGGTTCTTCCCTCTGTCTCTCCCCAACAATTCATCACTGTCGCCAACGCCATTGACGCTGCAAAG CAATGGGACTCGGATCTGGTGGAAGCTCGGTACATAAAAGATCTGGAAGAGAATCTGAGCATAATTCGGCTAAGGTTTGGAGAAAACTCGAAGCCTCTGTTCAGGAATAGAGAATTCATAGTGTACGAGCGGCGTGAGACCATGCAAGATGGGACCTTGGTGGTGGCGGTTGCTTCACTGCCAAAAGAAATTGCTGCTGGCTTACATCCCAAGCAAAGTAATGCCATCAGAGCCCTCTTGCTACAATCTGGATGGGTCGTTGACAAGCTTGAAGATAATTCATGTGTCGTTACTTATGTTGTTCAG CTGGATCCTGCTGGATGGTTGCCCAAGTGCTTTGTCAACCGGTTTAACACAAAACTGGTCATGATTATTGAGAACCTTAGAAAATTGGCCCAGCAAGCTTGTCCTCCAATTGAACCTCAAAAATAA
- the LOC112706763 gene encoding uncharacterized protein, whose product MKLKTPPSSCSLTALFSNHTHNPRNTITVAKSKRHSQGSDSEPTPPRITSNVKQNLQFLRLWKEFQKRNSSSPRPSTSYRKKKVEKEELVQDSIDLYRDPTTSLYGTNQGIDSAVPVLLVDGYNVCGYWMKLKKHFMKGRLDIARQKLIDELVTFSMLREVKVVAVFDAMMSGFPTHKENFAGVDVIFSAESSADTWIEKEVSALKEDGCPKVWVVTSDRCQQEAAHGAGAFVWSCKALVTEIKASNKEVERMLQEQRSTSFQGRLLKHNLDSEVVDALKNLRQKLSENELK is encoded by the exons ATGAAACTGAAAACACCTCCATCATCTTGTTCCTTAACAGCACTGTTTTCCAATCACACTCATAATCCACGGAATACCATCACAGTCGCCAAAAGCAAGAGGCACTCTCAG GGTTCTGATTCTGAACCAACTCCTCCCAGAATTACATCCAATGTCAAGCAAAACCTCCAATTCCTACGCTTATGGAAG GAGTTCCAAAAACGAAACTCCAGCAGTCCCAGACCATCTACCAGTTATCGCAAAAagaaggtggagaaggaggaaCTCGTTCAAGATTCCATCGACCTCTATCGTGATCCCACCACCTCCCTCTATGG CACAAACCAGGGTATAGACAGTGCAGTCCCTGTGTTGCTTGTTGATGGTTATAATGTGTGTGGCTACTGGATGAAGCTCAAGAAGCACTTCATGAAAGGAAGACTTGATATTGCTCGACAAAAGCTTATTGATGAGCTTGTAACCTTTAGTATGCTACGAG AGGTCAAAGTGGTTGCCGTATTTGATGCCATGATGTCTGGATTCCCTACTCACAAGGAAAACTTTGCTGG TGTTGATGTCATTTTCTCGGCCGAATCAAGTGCTGATACAtggattgaaaaagag GTTTCAGCTTTGAAAGAGGATGGATGCCCCAAAGTCTGGGTTGTCACTTCTGACCGCTGTCAACAAGAAGCAGCACATGGAGCA GGAGCCTTTGTTTGGAGTTGCAAGGCATTGGTTACTGAG ATCAAGGCATCAAATAAGGAGGTTGAAAGGATGCTTCAAGAGCAAAG ATCCACTTCTTTTCAAGGTAGATTATTGAAGCATAATCTTGATTCAGAAGTTGTGGATGCTCTTAAGAACCTGAGGCAAAAACTATCTGAAAATGAGTTGAAGTAG